In Gemmatimonadetes bacterium SCN 70-22, the following are encoded in one genomic region:
- a CDS encoding peroxiredoxin gives MPAHRYTVDVAWTGNLGTGTATYRGYSRAHQLSAPGKAPIAGSSDPMFRGDAARYSPEELLVGALSACHMLWFLHLCADSGVVLESYRDAAEGTMVLAADGGGHFTEVTLHPDCTYRDPVDPELIRRLHDRAHALCFIASSMNFPVRVEPVGA, from the coding sequence ATGCCTGCTCATCGCTACACCGTTGACGTGGCCTGGACCGGCAATCTCGGCACCGGCACCGCCACCTATCGCGGATACTCCCGCGCGCACCAGCTCTCGGCGCCGGGCAAGGCCCCCATCGCCGGTTCCTCCGACCCGATGTTCAGGGGAGACGCGGCCCGCTACAGCCCAGAGGAACTCCTCGTCGGGGCGCTCTCGGCGTGCCACATGCTCTGGTTCCTGCACCTCTGCGCCGACTCCGGCGTGGTGCTCGAGAGCTATCGCGATGCCGCCGAGGGGACGATGGTCCTCGCGGCCGACGGTGGCGGGCACTTCACCGAGGTGACGCTGCACCCCGATTGCACCTACCGCGATCCCGTGGACCCCGAGCTCATCCGTCGGCTGCACGACCGGGCACACGCCCTCTGCTTCATCGCCAGCTCGATGAACTTTCCCGTGCGCGTGGAGCCGGTCGGGGCGTGA
- a CDS encoding trehalose-phosphatase yields the protein MRNLLSRRNLLHLARTVGPDGVLAFDFDGTLAPIVAVPGAAGMRDETRHLLVAISELRPVVIVSGRSVADVTPRLHGVRTAAIVGNHGVEPSAAMAGAKRTVAGWRPLLDATVGRLAGVHVEDKVYSIAVHYRHASSPRMVREVLAEVRRQLGDAVRVTEGHALVNLVPAGAPTKGDAVRWVEARLSARVVLYAGDEETDEDAFAVLDQTRSVGVRIGKSKRSSARFYLPGQEAVDSMLQHVLSVVQRGAARRSPGRPSRAPLASVSAQARE from the coding sequence ATGCGCAACCTGCTCTCGCGCCGCAACCTGTTGCACCTGGCACGCACCGTGGGGCCCGATGGCGTGCTGGCCTTCGACTTCGACGGGACGCTGGCGCCGATCGTGGCGGTGCCGGGCGCCGCCGGCATGCGTGACGAGACCCGTCACCTCCTCGTCGCGATCAGCGAGCTACGCCCGGTGGTGATCGTCTCCGGGCGCTCGGTGGCCGACGTGACGCCTCGGCTGCACGGCGTGCGGACCGCGGCGATCGTGGGGAACCACGGAGTGGAGCCGTCGGCAGCCATGGCGGGTGCGAAGCGGACGGTGGCGGGGTGGCGGCCCCTACTCGACGCGACGGTCGGGAGACTCGCCGGCGTCCATGTCGAGGACAAGGTGTATTCCATCGCCGTGCACTACCGTCACGCCTCGTCGCCACGCATGGTGCGCGAGGTCCTCGCGGAAGTCCGTCGGCAATTGGGTGACGCGGTGCGCGTCACCGAAGGCCATGCCCTCGTGAACCTGGTCCCGGCCGGTGCGCCCACCAAGGGGGATGCGGTTCGGTGGGTGGAGGCGAGACTCTCAGCACGCGTGGTCCTGTACGCGGGCGACGAGGAGACCGACGAAGACGCGTTCGCGGTCCTCGACCAGACGCGGAGCGTGGGAGTACGCATCGGGAAGTCGAAACGCTCGAGCGCGCGCTTCTACCTGCCGGGGCAGGAAGCGGTGGACAGCATGCTCCAGCACGTCCTCTCGGTCGTCCAGCGGGGAGCGGCTCGCCGGTCGCCGGGCCGGCCATCCCGCGCGCCACTGGCGTCCGTATCCGCACAGGCGCGAGAATAA
- a CDS encoding trehalose-6-phosphate synthase, protein MGPVRNALRLTIPPLLLIALIAVVGGVAVTRAARAWYTSELTQRARLAASSARLSIVEAEARGDRGQFDRLLRDIVRDDRVIGAALCGGEGEAIARSAAFPAEATACPRREAFDDDVRLQGALTKVISPEGATPALHVAWVPVRGGVDVPAGLSLVVVQDFSQVMERERLARTWGLGILVLAAGVASLLTALAARVASREWVRQLGRALRGEAERGRTPSPLLEDVRALAKRRAAIAAAESVATGRWTQERLRSAMVEHLDDGGLIIVANREPYIHERAADGAIVVKHPASGLVSALEPVMRACSGTWIAHGSGNADRAVSDQEGRLRVPPGEDSYTLRRVWLSEDEEEGYYYGLSNEGLWPLCHVAYARPVFRASDWAAYRRINERFADAVVEEAAVDDPIVLVQDYHFALAPRLIRERLPRATVITFWHIPFPNAERFGICPWREEIIDGLLGSSIVGFHTQAHCNQFLDAVDTFVESRIDRVDQAVILGGSRTLVRAYPISVEWPARAARSLPAAGACRREVFAELGLAPVAILGVGVDRLDYTKGLEERIEAVERLLERRPDLVGRFTFVQLAAPSRTRIPGYQQITDVVQEGVRRINARFGDARYQPVILLREHHEPDRVFRFYRAAQLCYVSSLHDGMNLVSKEFVSARDDEQGVLVLSQFAGAAHELTEALIVNPYDLEAASEALERAIEMSSAEQGERMRALRATVEERNVYRWAGRMLLDAAQLRQRARRSLQMAGEPLAGMA, encoded by the coding sequence ATGGGTCCTGTCCGCAATGCGCTCCGGTTGACGATTCCACCGCTCCTGCTGATCGCGCTGATCGCGGTCGTGGGTGGGGTGGCGGTGACGCGAGCGGCTCGCGCCTGGTACACGTCGGAGCTGACGCAGCGGGCGCGATTGGCCGCGTCGAGCGCGCGTCTATCCATTGTGGAGGCGGAGGCGCGGGGCGATCGGGGGCAATTCGACCGACTGCTGCGCGACATCGTGCGTGACGATCGGGTGATTGGAGCGGCGCTGTGCGGCGGAGAGGGAGAGGCGATTGCCCGCAGCGCGGCCTTTCCGGCGGAGGCGACGGCGTGTCCGAGGCGCGAAGCGTTCGACGACGATGTCCGTCTCCAGGGGGCGCTGACGAAGGTCATCTCGCCGGAGGGAGCGACCCCGGCGTTGCACGTCGCGTGGGTCCCGGTGCGAGGTGGGGTGGACGTTCCCGCTGGGCTGTCGCTGGTCGTGGTGCAGGATTTCTCACAGGTGATGGAGCGGGAGCGGCTCGCCCGGACATGGGGGCTGGGGATTCTCGTCCTCGCCGCGGGGGTGGCATCGCTCCTGACCGCCCTGGCGGCCCGGGTGGCGTCGCGCGAGTGGGTCCGGCAGCTCGGGCGCGCGTTGCGCGGTGAGGCGGAGCGCGGCAGGACACCGTCGCCGCTGCTCGAGGACGTGCGTGCCCTGGCGAAGCGGCGCGCCGCCATTGCTGCCGCGGAGTCGGTGGCGACGGGGCGATGGACGCAGGAGCGCCTCCGCTCGGCGATGGTGGAGCACCTGGACGACGGGGGGCTGATCATCGTGGCCAACCGCGAGCCCTACATACACGAACGTGCGGCTGACGGGGCGATCGTCGTGAAGCATCCGGCGAGCGGGCTGGTGAGCGCCCTGGAACCGGTGATGCGGGCGTGCTCGGGGACCTGGATCGCACACGGCAGCGGGAACGCCGATCGCGCCGTGTCGGACCAGGAGGGGCGTCTCCGCGTCCCGCCTGGCGAGGACTCGTACACGCTGCGGCGCGTATGGCTCAGCGAGGACGAGGAGGAGGGCTACTACTACGGTCTCTCGAACGAGGGGCTGTGGCCGCTGTGTCACGTGGCGTATGCGCGACCGGTGTTTCGCGCGAGTGACTGGGCGGCGTACCGGCGCATCAACGAGCGCTTCGCCGACGCCGTGGTGGAGGAAGCGGCGGTGGACGACCCGATCGTGCTGGTGCAGGACTATCACTTCGCCCTGGCGCCGCGCCTCATCCGCGAGCGCCTGCCGCGCGCGACGGTCATCACTTTCTGGCACATTCCCTTCCCCAACGCCGAGCGATTCGGGATCTGTCCGTGGCGCGAGGAGATCATCGACGGGCTCCTTGGCTCGAGCATCGTCGGCTTTCACACGCAGGCGCACTGCAACCAGTTCCTGGATGCGGTGGACACGTTCGTGGAGTCGCGCATCGACCGCGTGGACCAGGCGGTGATCCTCGGCGGCTCGCGCACGCTGGTGCGTGCGTATCCCATCTCCGTGGAGTGGCCCGCGCGTGCGGCACGGTCACTCCCCGCCGCGGGTGCGTGCCGGCGCGAGGTGTTCGCCGAGCTGGGGCTGGCGCCCGTCGCGATCCTTGGGGTCGGAGTGGACCGCCTGGACTACACGAAGGGACTCGAGGAGCGCATCGAGGCGGTGGAGCGGCTCCTGGAGCGGCGCCCCGACCTGGTGGGACGCTTCACCTTCGTGCAGCTGGCGGCACCGAGCCGGACGCGCATTCCGGGCTACCAGCAGATCACCGACGTGGTGCAGGAGGGCGTGCGCCGGATCAACGCCCGCTTCGGCGACGCGCGCTACCAACCGGTGATCCTCCTGCGGGAGCACCATGAGCCCGACCGGGTCTTCCGGTTCTACCGCGCCGCGCAACTGTGCTACGTGAGCAGCCTGCACGACGGGATGAACCTGGTGAGCAAGGAGTTCGTCTCGGCGCGCGACGACGAGCAGGGCGTCCTGGTGCTGAGCCAGTTTGCGGGGGCCGCGCACGAGCTGACCGAGGCGCTCATCGTGAATCCCTACGACCTCGAGGCGGCGAGCGAGGCCCTGGAACGCGCCATCGAGATGTCGTCGGCCGAGCAGGGGGAGCGGATGCGGGCGCTGCGCGCGACGGTGGAGGAACGCAACGTGTATCGCTGGGCGGGGCGGATGCTGCTGGACGCTGCGCAGCTGCGCCAGCGCGCGCGCCGGTCGTTGCAGATGGCGGGAGAGCCGCTGGCGGGGATGGCCTGA
- a CDS encoding sulfide:quinone reductase, which produces MSRTVILGAGISGHTAATRLRQRLGRNHDVIVVTPNARWNWIPSNIWVGVGRMTSDDVTFPLAPVYAKLGITYVQARATELHPEGDAASPAAYVTVEHTSPERRGEVERIPYDFLVNATGPKLNFGAVQGLGPDGHSLSVCTASHATEAAKALALAIERMRRGERQTLVVGTSHGTCTCEGAAFEYVFNVEHEIRTRGLRHLADIVYLSNEHELGDFGVAGLHVEVGGFITHSKTWAESLYAERGIRWILQAHVERVEPGEVFYETLDGAHHSLKFDFAMLLPPFGGVGLRSFDQAGHDTTAELFAPNGFMRVDADYTQKTFDQWDAGDWPSTYQTPRYDNVFAVGIAFAPPHQISKPFKSPNGTVITPSPPRTGMPSGIMGRVVANTIADRILRGRDSKAHTASMARMGAACIASAGASLLKGTAAAMTMYPIVPDYKRFPVFGRDLRYTFGEIGLGAHWIKRILHHAFIWKAKARPGWQFIPE; this is translated from the coding sequence ATGAGCCGCACCGTCATCCTCGGCGCCGGGATTTCCGGCCACACCGCCGCCACCCGGCTGCGCCAGCGCCTCGGGCGCAACCACGACGTCATCGTCGTCACGCCCAACGCCAGGTGGAACTGGATCCCCTCCAATATCTGGGTCGGCGTGGGGCGCATGACGTCGGACGACGTCACCTTCCCCCTCGCGCCCGTCTACGCGAAGCTCGGCATCACCTACGTCCAGGCACGGGCCACCGAGCTCCATCCCGAGGGCGACGCCGCGAGCCCGGCCGCGTACGTCACCGTCGAGCACACCAGCCCCGAACGGCGTGGCGAGGTCGAGCGCATTCCCTACGACTTCCTGGTGAACGCCACCGGCCCGAAGCTCAACTTCGGCGCCGTGCAGGGACTCGGCCCGGACGGGCACTCCCTCTCCGTCTGCACCGCATCCCACGCCACCGAGGCCGCCAAGGCGCTGGCGCTCGCCATCGAGCGGATGCGGCGCGGTGAACGCCAGACGCTCGTCGTCGGCACCAGCCACGGCACCTGCACCTGCGAAGGCGCCGCCTTCGAGTACGTCTTCAATGTCGAGCACGAGATCCGCACGCGCGGGCTCCGCCACCTGGCGGACATCGTCTACCTGTCCAACGAGCACGAACTCGGCGACTTCGGCGTGGCGGGGCTGCACGTCGAGGTCGGCGGCTTCATCACGCACAGCAAGACGTGGGCGGAGTCGCTGTACGCGGAGCGCGGCATCCGCTGGATCCTGCAGGCGCACGTCGAGCGCGTCGAGCCCGGCGAGGTCTTCTACGAGACGCTCGACGGCGCGCACCACTCGCTGAAGTTCGACTTCGCCATGCTCCTCCCCCCCTTCGGCGGGGTGGGGCTCAGGTCGTTCGACCAGGCCGGACACGACACGACCGCCGAGCTCTTCGCCCCGAACGGCTTCATGCGCGTCGATGCCGACTACACGCAGAAAACCTTCGACCAGTGGGACGCCGGCGACTGGCCCTCCACCTACCAGACGCCCCGCTACGACAACGTCTTCGCGGTCGGGATCGCCTTCGCCCCGCCGCACCAGATCTCGAAGCCCTTCAAGAGCCCCAACGGGACGGTCATCACCCCCTCGCCCCCGCGCACCGGAATGCCGAGCGGCATCATGGGACGCGTGGTCGCGAACACCATCGCCGATCGCATCCTGCGCGGACGCGACTCCAAGGCGCACACGGCGTCGATGGCGCGCATGGGAGCGGCCTGCATTGCCTCGGCGGGCGCCTCGTTGCTGAAGGGGACGGCGGCCGCCATGACCATGTACCCCATCGTCCCCGACTACAAGCGCTTCCCGGTGTTCGGTCGCGACCTCCGGTACACCTTCGGCGAGATCGGGCTCGGGGCCCACTGGATCAAGCGCATCCTGCATCACGCCTTCATCTGGAAGGCCAAGGCAAGGCCCGGATGGCAGTTCATCCCGGAATAG